In Chitinophagaceae bacterium C216, the genomic stretch TTATTTTGTAAGAGGAGAGGTCAATCTGCAATGAATAACCTTTAGGAATATACAATACTCTGATAAATTGTTTATACGTTCCATTATTAATTTCCTCTATAGTTGTTTCATCGAGCTTAATTATTCCCAGTGTTTTTAGGTCGCTTTTAAAAAGAGGGATTGAATGCATGGGTGTTATCATTTGTTATCATATATATGTTAAAAATTATATACAATGAGGTCAAAAGTAGGGGTATTTGACTCTTTATCATGATATTTTCCCAACAAAACTCCTTTGTTGTATTTTTTTCCTTTGCGGGCATAAAAAAGTTGTAATCCAAGTTACAAAAAAACAGGGATTACAACGTATATATAGAGAGTATGGATATTGCCTAATTAAGGAGCTGCGATAAGTTGAGCCTGTAGGGTAATCTCCAGATTATAGGCTTTACTTACTGGGCAGTTTGCCTTGGCATCAGCAGCTATTTGCTGAAACTGTTCGTCGGTGATACCGGGTATCCTAGCTTGAACACTTAATGCAGATCTGGTAATAGCTCCATTCTCTAAAGAGACAACCGCTTCTGTTACAAGCTCCTCCGGGGTGAAGCCCGCAGCAGTCAGGTCTGCACTAAGTTTCATGGTAAAACATCCTGCATGGGCTGCAGCCATTAATTCTTCGGGATTGGTTCCTGGTTTATTCTCAAAACGAGACACAAAGGAATACGGAGTTTGATTAAGCGTTTGGCTTTGTGTACTAAGTATTCCTTTTCCTTCTTTGATAGTGCCGTTCCATACGGCTGTAGCTGAACGATTCATAATAGTGCTTTTGAAGGTTAAGAGTGTTTATTAAGATTAATAGTACAAAGATGGTACCTTAAAAGCCGCGAGGGAATGGATAAAGGTGGATGACTATTGTACTTTTTTCCTTTGCATCAATCATTCAAGTTCGGCGCGCATCCAAATAAGTATTCTAATAAGTGCTTTCATAATGAAGGGAATGTTATGTTTAGGCATAAAAAACCATATATATTATTTCTTATAATATAGTTGGGTATCATAAAAAATGCCATTGCAATTATTTGTATTTCAATATCTTATGTAGTATTCTGAAAATTTTAGCTTCCTATTATTCTAACAAGATTGGTTTGTAGTAGGCTTTAAGTCGAAGTATTTTTGTGTCAGAAATACATAATTCACATACACTGCAGCTGCATTGTAAAATTGGAATTAAAAAATACGATTACCCTGAAAACTTTCGCTTGCACGTTTT encodes the following:
- the osmC gene encoding Peroxiredoxin OsmC — encoded protein: MNRSATAVWNGTIKEGKGILSTQSQTLNQTPYSFVSRFENKPGTNPEELMAAAHAGCFTMKLSADLTAAGFTPEELVTEAVVSLENGAITRSALSVQARIPGITDEQFQQIAADAKANCPVSKAYNLEITLQAQLIAAP